The Watersipora subatra chromosome 1, tzWatSuba1.1, whole genome shotgun sequence genome has a window encoding:
- the LOC137385411 gene encoding uncharacterized protein — protein sequence MMDFRSFESNPWKEEEERRYGSTRRLMSLARDLGYKFDTPDDAAHQMKAVQSHDSIRMLSLMSEISATEEELNSLNRAINRNLLDKETHDITNLTVIESRLSKLAALSTHLGDVVDKKSTITSCLQKPYSRENLLIDASLQKYVVEFFTMISPLLSDLSNLLDTISWTTTNAKDFPNKTDRVLIRMNGAFNAVNEQVERLAKLRSTIDSLSSSTS from the exons ATGATGGATTTCCGTAGTTTTGAGAGTAATCCATGGAAAGAAGAAGAGGAGCGACGGTATGGTTCTACTCGGCGGCTTATGTCCTTAGCTAGAGACCTAGGTTACAAA TTTGACACACCTGATGATGCTGCGCATCAGATGAAAGCTGTCCAGAGCCATGACAGCATTAGAATGCTATCTCTTATGTCAGAGATCTCTGCTACTGAGGAGGAGCTAAACTCTCTGAACAGGGCTATCAATAGGAACCTACTGGACAAGGAAACTCATGACATTACCAACCTCACAGTCATCG AGTCCAGGCTAAGCAAGTTAGCAGCTCTAAGCACACACCTGGGAGATGTTGTTGATAAAAAATCTACTATCACAAGTTGTCTACAGAAACCATATAGTAGAGAAAATCTCCTCATCGATGCTTCTCTTCAAAA ATATGTTGTGGAATTCTTTACGATGATCAGTCCCTTGTTATCAGACTTGAGCAACCTGCTGGATACTATTTCCTGGACTACTACCAATGCAAAGGACTTTCCTAATAAAACT GATCGCGTGTTGATCAGAATGAATGGTGCTTTCAATGCTGTCAA
- the LOC137405042 gene encoding cell division control protein 6 homolog produces MPVKQGSLNFPIRKSARHKQKENKENTLPTLKDSGNSFTSHISVTSSKPSNDRSLHRTPVKSAAQKCTTTPTKRNAAIILSDDSSPNKRRAAKETPHTAITPPSPSVLSNDNSTLRSSVRVTARKQLVLGSSENIPIQDYSALQHLCEPAVTSRSSPRKQSLTKCCGLCEQPQRPSLSDSPRKSSTRSCSSPKKFLTLSDSSPKKILTLSDSSPNKSLRKVLSPRKSAKEDCLSPRKNSINKNGIGKCLSNENKPFLNKTSDKSIPMNKEVLSQAKCALNTQQPQQLFCRDNEIKKISTFLDSHVEADKPGSLYISGAPGTGKTAVIRHLLEQRNRGLSQKIFINCMTVKSPFSMYKMIAKELIGDSTTLPKNSKSVCSLIMKHLVSSGKMVLLVLDELDQLDSRHQEVLYTVFEWPSLSHSRLLLIGIANALDLTDRILPRLNGRAGSRPELLHFPPYTKDEIVTVIESRLKQRPEATYQVLDKPAMLLCARKVSAVAGDMRKALDICRRSVELTQLAGRKDELLRAKGGSPVASRQGQATVGIMQVAKVVEDVYGSASSAASSCTFPLQQKLIVCTLLLMLKTSKFKEMNLGKVHDAYCRVCRKQDVAPTDQSEFVSLCQLLETRGLIALKKAKDTRMMKMALKMDTKELEFALKDKLLISSVLEGGL; encoded by the exons ATGCCGGTAAAGCAAGGATCGCTTAATTTTCCGATTCGCAAATCGGCAAGGCACAAGCagaaagaaaacaaagaaaatactCTTCCGACTTTGAAAGATTCTGGAAATAGTTTTACTAGTCATATCAGTGTTACCTCTTCTAAACCTTCCAATGATAGATCTCTACACAGAACTCCTGTGAAGAGTGCTGCTCAAAAGTGTACAACTACTCCCACCAAAAGAAATGCTGCCATTATTCTCAGTGATGATTCATCCCCTAATAAAAGACGCGCTGCAAAGGAAACCCCTCACACTGCTATCACTCCACCATCCCCCTCTGTTTTAAGCAATGATAATTCAACTCTACGGAGTTCAG taCGCGTCACAGCAAGAAAGCAGTTGGTCTTAGGAAGCTCCGAGAACATCCCTATACAGGACTACAGTGCTCTGCAACATCTTTGTGAGCCTGCAGTAACAAGTCGTTCATCACCTCGAAAACAATCACTAACAAAATGCTGTGGCCTGTGTGAACAGCCACAAAGACCATCTTTGTCCGATTCTCCTCGGAAGAGCTCAACAAGAAGTTGTTCATCACCCAAGAAATTTTTAACATTAAGTGATTCATCACCCAAGAAAATTTTAACATTATCTGATTCATCACCCAATAAAAGTTTGAGAAAGGTTTTGTCACCTCGAAAAAGTGCGAAAGAGGACTGTTTATCACCCAGGAAAAACTCAATTAACAAGAATGGTATAGGGAAATGTCTATCTAATGAAAATAAACCGTTCCTTAATAAGACATCTGACAAGTCTATTCCCATGAACAAAG AAGTCCTTTCGCAAGCTAAATGCGCATTGAACACGCAGCAGCCTCAGCAACTCTTCTGCAGAGACAATGagattaaaaaaataagcaCCTTTTTGGACAGTCATGTGGAGGCCGATAAACCAGGAAGCCTTTATATATCAGGCGCTCCTGGTACTGGAAAGACGGCTGTCATCAGGCACCTTCTCGAACAAAGAAACCGG GGTCTTAGTCAGAAGATCTTCATCAACTGTATGACAGTTAAGTCACCCTTCTCCATGTATAAAATGATAGCCAAAGAGCTCATCGGAGACAGTACAACATTGCCAAAGAATTCCAAGTCTGTCTGTTCATTAATAATGAAGCATCTCGTATCTTCAG GTAAAATGGTGCTTCTTGTACTAGATGAATTGGACCAGCTCGACTCGCGACATCAGGAAGTTCTGTACACAGTATTTGAGTGGCCAAGTCTTTCCCACAGTAGATTGCTACTAATAG GTATAGCTAATGCGTTAGACCTGACTGACCGGATACTTCCGAGACTCAATGGAAGGGCTGGATCGAGACCCGAGCTTTTGCATTTCCCTCCTTACACAAAGGATGAAATCGTCACTGTCATAGAGTCTAGGTTGAAGCAG AGACCAGAGGCTACGTACCAGGTCCTGGATAAACCCGCGATGCTGCTCTGCGCTCGAAAAGTCTCAGCAGTTGCAGGAGACATGAGGAAGGCCCTAGACATCTGCAGACGTTCGGTCGAGCTAACTCAGCTCGCTGGCAGGAAAGATGAACTCCTCAGAGCAAAAG GTGGGTCTCCAGTGGCCTCTAGGCAGGGGCAAGCTACTGTAGGCATTATGCAAGTAGCCAAGGTGGTAGAAGATGTCTATGGCAGCGCAAGTAGTGCAGCCAGTTCATGTACATTCCCATTGCAACAGAAGCTCATAGTTTGTACACTTCTTCTCATGCTCAAGACTAGCAAATTCAAGGAAATGAACCTTGGCAAG GTGCATGACGCGTACTGCAGAGTGTGTAGAAAGCAAGATGTGGCTCCAACCGATCAGTCGGAGTTTGTCAGCCTGTGTCAGCTACTTGAAACAAGGGGGCTCATCGCTCTTAAGAAAGCAAAAGATACTCGTATGATGAAA ATGGCCCTCAAGATGGATACGAAGGAGTTGGAGTTTGCCCTGAAAGACAAGCTATTGATATCATCTGTACTGGAAGGAGGCCTTTAA